One part of the Dasypus novemcinctus isolate mDasNov1 chromosome 27, mDasNov1.1.hap2, whole genome shotgun sequence genome encodes these proteins:
- the LOC101434442 gene encoding olfactory receptor 10D1B-like — MRNYTSVTQFVLLGIPNTEGLESLLFVLFLVFYLFTLLGNLLIFLTILASPHLYKPMYFFLGNLSMFDIFFPSVSSPKMMLYLLGQSRTISYWGCASQLFFYHFLGGTECFLYTAMAYDRFVAICHPLRYTVIMSHRVCTCLTLGTWLGGCLHGSILAFLIFKLPYCGPNEVDNFFCDIPVVLPLACADTSLAQTVSFTNVDVVTLTCFFLIVTSYSRIVFSILKISSAEGRRRAFATCSAHLTSILLFYGPVMLIYLRSASSPWLDSVIQVLNNIVTPSLNPLIYTLRNKDVKLALRKLLTQMVHVSGT; from the coding sequence ATGAGGAATTACACTTCTGTGACACAGTTCGTCCTTTTGGGAATTCCTAATACTGAAGGGCTGGAGAGCCTGCTCTTTGTCCTGTTTTTGGTCTTCTACCTCTTCACCTTGTTGGGGAACCTTCTCATCTTCCTCACCATTCTGGCATCTCCTCACCTCTACAAGCCCATGTATTTCTTTCTGGGAAACCTCTCCATGTTTGACATATTTTTCCCATCTGTGAGTTCTCCCAAAATGATGCTCTACCTCCTGGGGCAAAGCCGCACCATCTCTTATTGGGGTTGTGCATCCCAGCTCTTCTTTTACCACTTTCTGGGTGGCACCGAGTGCTTCCTGTACACAGCAATGGCCTACgaccgctttgtggccatctgccaccctTTGCGGTACACAGTCATCATGAGCCACAGGGTGTGTACCTGCCTGACGTTGGGTACCTGGCTGGGGGGCTGTCTACACGGAAGCATCCTAGCCTTCCTCATCTTTAAGTTGCCCTACTGTGGCCCCAATGAGGTGgacaatttcttctgtgacaTCCCGGTGGTGCTGCCCCTGGCTTGTGCAGACACTTCTCTGGCTCAGACAGTGAGTTTCACAAATGTGGACGTTGTGACTCTTACCTGCTTTTTCCTTATCGTTACCTCCTATAGTCGCATCGTCTTTTCCATACTGAAAATCAGCTCGGCAGAAGGCAGGCGTCGAGCCTTTGCCACCTGCAGCGCCCACCTGACTTCCATCCTCTTATTCTATGGGCCAGTGATGCTCATCTACCTACGGTCAGCCTCCAGCCCCTGGCTGGATTCTGTTATTCAAGTGTTAAATAATATTGTCACCCCTTCCCTGAATCCTTTGATTTACACCTTGAGAAACAAGGATGTGAAATTAGCTCTTAGGAAACTGTTAACTCAGATGGTGCACGTTTCTGGAACATAA